The Haemorhous mexicanus isolate bHaeMex1 chromosome 26, bHaeMex1.pri, whole genome shotgun sequence genome includes a region encoding these proteins:
- the SPP2 gene encoding secreted phosphoprotein 24, with translation MRIIIFLLTLSVFSCSGFPVYDYDLPVTEEALNASIARINSQSWSRNLYGVVRSRVMGVDTWDSDTYGLDLRFSIRETVCAKASGRDPSTCDFQSGPFVPTASCRSVVEVSGGLIANITVRCHRSTFSSESMSSEEMMHVPMRTPDRWGSTRREDDAFAPEAFPSRGRGSSRGDWNKPSYFSPE, from the exons ATGAGGATCATAATTTTTCTCCTCACATTGAGTGTTTTCTCATGTTCGG GGTTCCCAGTGTATGACTACGACCTCCCTGTCACAGAAGAGGCTCTCAATGCTTCCATTGCCCGGATCAATTCCCAGTCCTGGAGCAGAAACCTGTATGGTGTTGTCAGGAGCCGAGTCATGGGA GTGGACACGTGGGACAGCGACACTTACGGCTTAGATCTGCGCTTCAGCATCCGCGAGACCGTGTGCGCCAAAGCTTCGGGGAGAGACCCCTCCACCTGTGACTTCCAAAGTGGCCCTTTTGTG CCCACTGCTTCCTGCAGGAGCGTTGTGGAAGTCTCTGGGGGGCTGATTGCCAACATCACCGTGCGGTGCCACCGCAGCACATTCAGCTCTGAATCCATGAGCAGCGAGGAG ATGATGCACGTGCCCATGAGGACCCCTGACAGGTGGGGCAGCACTCGCAGGGAAG ATGATGCCTTTGCTCCTGAAGCCTTCCCTTcaaggggaagaggcagcagccGTGGAGACTGGAACAAACCCAGCTACTTCAGCCCTGAATAA